The proteins below come from a single Malus sylvestris chromosome 3, drMalSylv7.2, whole genome shotgun sequence genomic window:
- the LOC126616695 gene encoding ETO1-like protein 1, with amino-acid sequence MRTFFPSESGKESQLNALNPQSWHQVERGKLSKLPSNSSSSSIESLIKVPEPPILPFYKPVDYVEVLAQIHEELELCPPQEQSNLYLLQFQVFRGLGEVKLMRRSLSAAWQKASSIHEKLVFGAWLKYEKQGEEHISDLLASCDKCALEFGPVDILTQLPIDATVSRTHENISMNGNEIPRNVSFRIQDEKVDCDRQKISSLSAPFHAMLNGCFSESLREDIDLSQNNISASGMRTIIEFSMTGSLNEVPTHLLLEILIFANKFCCEKLKDVCDRKLASLVSSREDAVELMEYALAENCPVLAASCLQVFLNDLPDCLNDNRVVDIFRHADRQQRSIMVGQALFSLYCLLSEVCMNLDPQSDKTACFLERLVEFSENDRQRMLAFHQLGCLRLLRKEYDEAKCLFEEALNAGHIYSVAGLARLSYIKGHKLWSYEKLSSVICAVTPLGWMYQERSLYCEGDKRWEDLEKASELDPTLTYPYMYRAATLMRNQNVQAALAEINRVLGFKLALECLELRFCFYLALEDYKSAICDVQAILTLSPDYRMFEGRVAASQFRTLVREHVENWTTADCWLQLYDRWSSVDDIGSLSVIYQMLESDAAKGVLYFRRSLLLLRLNCPEAAMRSLQLARQHASSNDEKLVYEGWILYDTGHCEEGLRKAEESIEIKRSFEAFFLKAYALADSSQDPSSSSIVVSLLEDALKCPSDRLRKGQALNNLGSVYVDRGKLDLAADCYINALKIRHARAHQGLARVHFLRDDKSAAYEEMSKLIEKARNNASAYEKRSEYCDSELTKTDLEMVTRLDPLRVYPYRYRAAVLMDSHKEAEAIAELSRAIAFKADLHLLHLRAAFHEHVGDVLGALRDCRAALSVDPNHQEMLELHSRVNCHEP; translated from the exons GTGGAAAGAGGGAAGCTTTCCAAGCTTCCATCAaactcctcctcttcttctat AGAATCTCTTATCAAGGTCCCCGAGCCGCCAATACTCCCGTTCTATAAACCTGTTGATTATGTCGAAGTTTTAGCTCAAATTCATGAAGAACTTGAGCTGTGTCCTCCACAGGAACAGTCGAATCTTTACTTGTTACAATTCCAGGTCTTTAGGGGCCTCGGAGAAGTCAAGCTGATGCGAAGAAGCCTTAGTGCAGCTTGGCAGAAAGCTAGCTCCATTCATGAGAAGCTCGTATTTGGAGCATGGTTGAAGTATGAGAAGCAAGGGGAAGAGCATATTTCCGACTTGCTTGCCAGTTGTGATAAATGTGCACTAGAATTTGGGCCAGTAGATATTTTGACTCAGCTTCCTATTGATGCAACTGTAAGTCGTACACATGAGAATATTTCGATGAATGGGAACGAAATACCAAGAAATGTCAGTTTTCGAATACAAGATGAGAAAGTAGATTGTGATAGGCAGAAAATATCAAGCCTTTCTGCTCCATTTCATGCCATGCTTAATGGGTGTTTCTCGGAATCACTTCGTGAGGACATAGATTTGTCACAAAACAATATCAGTGCATCAGGTATGAGGACAATCATTGAGTTCAGTATGACAGGCAGTTTGAATGAAGTCCCTACTCATCTTTTGTTGGAAATATTAATTTTTGCAAATAAATTTTGTTGCGAAAAGCTTAAAGATGTTTGCGACCGGAAACTTGCATCCTTGGTgtcttctagagaagatgcggTAGAACTCATGGAGTATGCTCTTGCAGAGAACTGTCCTGTCCTTGCTGCATCATGTTTACAAGTTTTCTTAAATGATCTTCCTGATTGTTTGAATGACAACCGAGTGGTGGATATATTCAGGCATGCTGATAGACAACAGAGATCGATCATGGTTGGGCAAGCCTTGTTTTCACTATACTGTTTATTAAGTGAAGTTTGTATGAACCTTGATCCGCAGTCGGATAAAACAGCTTGTTTCCTGGAACGGTTGGTAGAGTTTTCTGAAAATGATAGACAAAGAATGCTGGCATTCCATCAGTTGGGATGCCTGAGGCTCTTGAGAAAAGAGTATGACGAAGCTAAGTGCCTTTTTGAAGAAGCTTTAAATGCAGGCCATATATATTCAGTAGCAGGATTAGCGAGACTGAGTTACATTAAGGGCCATAAACTTTGGTCATATGAAAAGCTTAGCTCTGTAATCTGCGCTGTTACGCCGCTTGGATGGATGTATCAGGAGCGGTCCTTGTACTGTGAAGGTGATAAGAGATGGGAAGACCTTGAGAAAGCATCTGAGCTGGATCCAACTCTTACTTACCCTTACATGTATCGTGCGGCTACATTAATGAGAAACCAGAATGTTCAAGCTGCACTTGCAGAAATTAATCGGGTTCTGGGGTTTAAACTTGCATTAGAATGCTTGGAACTCCGGTTTTGTTTCTATCTTGCTCTTGAGGACTATAAATCAGCCATTTGTGATGTTCAAGCAATTCTGACTCTCTCCCCAGATTATAGAATGTTTGAGGGACGGGTGGCAGCATCCCAATTTCGCACACTTGTGCGTGAACATGTAGAAAATTGGACAACGGCAGATTGTTGGCTGCAATTGTACGATCGTTGGTCTTCAGTCGATGATATTGGATCCCTCTCGGTTATTTACCAGATGCTTGAATCTGATGCAGCAAAAGGTGTTCTGTATTTCAGACGGTCATTGCTTCTTCTCAG GTTGAACTGTCCTGAAGCAGCAATGCGAAGTTTACAATTAGCTCGTCAACATGCATCCAGCAATGATGAAAagttggtttatgaggggtggATCTTATACGATACAGGCCATTGTGAGGAAGGGCTCCGGAAAGCAGAGGAATCTATCGAAATTAAAAGATCCTTTGAGGCTTTCTTTTTGAAAGCCTATGCACTGGCAGACTCTAGCCAGGATCCATCCTCTTCATCGATTGTTGTATCCCTCCTCGAAGATGCCTTGAAGTGCCCATCAGACAGGTTGCGTAAAGGTCAA GCACTCAACAACCTTGGAAGTGTTTATGTTGATCGCGGGAAGTTAGACTTGGCAGCTGATTGCTACATAAATGCTCTAAAGATCAGGCATGCCCGAGCACACCAGGGCCTTGCTCGGGTTCATTTTCTCAGAGACGACAAGTCTGCTGCATATGAGGAAATGAGCAAACTGATTGAGAAGGCCCGGAACAATGCATCTGCCTACGAGAAGAGGTCTGAATACTGTGATTCCGAACTCACAAAGACTGATCTGGAGATGGTCACCCGCTTAGATCCGCTTCGGGTGTACCCTTACAGATATAGAGCTGCAG TGTTAATGGATAGCCACAAAGAAGCAGAGGCCATTGCCGAACTATCAAGGGCAATTGCATTCAAAGCCGACCTCCACCTTCTGCACTTACGGGCGGCATTCCATGAGCACGTTGGAGACGTCTTGGGTGCTTTGCGAGACTGTCGAGCCGCTCTCTCTGTCGATCCGAACCATCAAGAGATGCTGGAGCTTCATAGCCGTGTAAACTGCCATGAACCATGA